ATTCGTCATGATGCTGGCCGCGTCGCTGGCGGCATCGTTCGCCCACGCGCACGGCCCGACCCGCCAGAAGGCGTTCGAAACCATCACCATCAAGGCCAGCCCGGATGCGGTGTGGGCCAAGGTGAGCGATTTCACCCAGCTGCAGGGCTGGCATCCGGCGGTCGAGAGCAGCACCGCCACCAACGGCAGCAACGTCGGCTCGGTGCGTACGCTGAAGCTCAAGGGCGGCGGCGAACTGGTCGAGACGCTGGAGTCCATCGACCCGGCGGCGAAGAAGTTCTCCTACCGCGCCAAGGACGGCGGCGCGCTGCCGGT
The window above is part of the Methyloversatilis discipulorum genome. Proteins encoded here:
- a CDS encoding SRPBCC family protein translates to MRFVSAFVMMLAASLAASFAHAHGPTRQKAFETITIKASPDAVWAKVSDFTQLQGWHPAVESSTATNGSNVGSVRTLKLKGGGELVETLESIDPAAKKFSYRAKDGGALPVTNYSSNLTVKAGDGGTSVVEWRGAFYRKYMNNDPPKGEDDEAALSAVTGVYKSGLENLKKVMEK